One stretch of Burkholderia pyrrocinia DNA includes these proteins:
- a CDS encoding multidrug effflux MFS transporter produces MNATLTSARESNSPRFLLFLICLFASAGQLAIDIYVPALPDMARSFATTPQAIQSSVSGYMAAYALGQLIFGPIADAYGRKRVLAFGLVIYTIGCLLSLGAQNLETFVLARCLQGFGIATTNLLAKAIITDSFSGQALMHAFTYMSIAWGLAPIVAPVIGAHLQEWFGWRACLVFLLVYSLVMWALLWRYRETLPKPVHLEPRTLIANAGKVLASPVFQSCFLAQGLCYSILLVFNIVGPFMVQTTLHKPPTFFGYLALGIGLMYFLGGLSNRIHGRGLPSAEQRLRIGARVMAGASVAMLVLALTVGLRVWTLATPVLVMGFCAGAMYPTLMAKGNSLFPHIAGLTSAILGCALLLVSSAMMGLAGFVSIHVLTPLAVFFVALSFIVVWMVTKLLRYLTQQQAATVVVCGSGEAA; encoded by the coding sequence ATGAACGCCACGCTCACTTCCGCGCGCGAGTCGAATTCGCCGCGCTTCCTGCTGTTCCTGATCTGCCTGTTCGCGTCCGCGGGCCAGCTTGCGATCGACATCTACGTGCCCGCGCTGCCCGACATGGCGCGTTCGTTCGCGACGACGCCGCAGGCGATCCAGTCGAGCGTGTCCGGCTACATGGCGGCCTACGCGCTCGGCCAGCTCATCTTCGGCCCGATCGCCGACGCGTACGGGCGCAAGCGCGTGCTCGCGTTCGGGCTCGTGATCTACACGATCGGCTGCCTGCTGTCGCTCGGCGCGCAGAACCTGGAGACGTTCGTGCTGGCGCGCTGCCTGCAGGGTTTCGGGATCGCGACCACCAACCTGCTCGCGAAGGCGATCATCACCGATTCGTTCTCCGGCCAGGCGCTGATGCATGCGTTCACGTACATGTCGATCGCGTGGGGGCTCGCGCCGATCGTCGCGCCGGTGATCGGCGCGCACCTTCAGGAATGGTTCGGCTGGCGCGCCTGCCTCGTGTTCCTGCTCGTCTATTCGCTGGTGATGTGGGCGCTGCTGTGGCGCTATCGAGAGACCTTGCCGAAACCGGTGCATCTCGAGCCGCGCACGCTGATCGCGAACGCGGGCAAGGTGCTGGCGAGCCCGGTGTTCCAGAGCTGCTTCCTCGCGCAGGGGCTGTGCTACAGCATCCTGCTCGTGTTCAACATCGTCGGGCCGTTCATGGTGCAGACCACGCTGCACAAGCCGCCGACCTTCTTCGGCTATCTCGCGCTCGGCATCGGCCTGATGTATTTCCTCGGCGGGCTGTCGAACCGGATTCACGGGCGCGGGCTGCCGAGCGCCGAGCAACGGCTGCGCATCGGTGCACGCGTGATGGCGGGTGCGTCGGTCGCGATGCTGGTGCTGGCGCTGACCGTCGGCCTGCGCGTGTGGACGCTCGCGACGCCGGTGCTCGTGATGGGTTTCTGCGCGGGCGCGATGTATCCGACGCTGATGGCCAAGGGCAATTCGCTGTTTCCGCATATCGCGGGGCTGACGAGCGCGATCCTCGGGTGCGCGCTGCTGCTCGTGTCGTCCGCGATGATGGGGCTGGCCGGGTTCGTGTCGATCCACGTGCTGACGCCGCTCGCGGTGTTTTTCGTCGCGCTGTCGTTCATCGTCGTATGGATGGTGACGAAGCTGCTGCGGTACCTGACGCAGCAGCAGGCCGCGACCGTCGTCGTGTGCGGGAGTGGGGAGGCGGCGTAG
- a CDS encoding alpha-2-macroglobulin family protein, producing MKQHDKQNKAKRTNHTTRLLWRIGAVAALGGAAALSLHALAARTVSVSPQGTVTEVRQAVVKFDEPMVAFGSASAPNPARVTCNDSTAARGQGHWLDDKTWVYDFENDLPPGVRCSVALNDTLRSVAGNAASGPRRFTFQTGGPFPVNVRPGSREIEERQVFVMKLNGPAEPRSALANIWCEAAGIGNRIPVTAADDDTRNALLDHFGLKKDAARVLTLSCSQALPASAKMQLVYGKGVASPSGIANETERRFDFTVRAPFAASFSCERENAKAPCTPLRPLTLSFNAPISRKNAEAIKLRGSDGSLSPTFAADDRSEEVTTVTFNPPLPAQAALTIELPSGLRDVTDRSLSNADLFPLATRTAPMPPLAKFSSGTFGIVERFAEPDTPALVPVTLRNVEADLHIAGLNAGGAQFANLKVENDTAIRQWMRTVDRFDNWSMTAGSIDSQIPGLLQRKGQHPVYVPLQAGEKQPAPKDRRIDVRSLSLLKGEPGAQALTLPQADPKTLRPFEIVGVPIDKPGFYVLELASPALGRSLLAKPSSMYVRTTVLVTNLGVHLKQGRENNLVWVTTLDKGKPVPNAQIRVSDCNGDEIAAGKTDAQGLLKIDGQFEPKHECRSSERFDDYFVSARVTDPKTGPDMAFVSSGWNRGIESWRFNVPTDTDSAPTVRAHTVFDRTLLRAGETVSMKHFIRTETLQSLAFPSQYPTRVTIRHLGTGQTYKLPLTWAADHSADTQFTLPPAAKLGEYSVELEGGPEDAPTATYYSGSFRVEAFRLPVLKGSIGARDAQKSPLVAVKEAPLAVQIDYVSGGGASNLPVQVSALMKWASPPFADRFEDFSFTPYRADKSDGNADDDTQDGDNASSSNNDPDATKLIADKLPLTLDRNGAGSVTLKGLPDVDAPKRIALEATFSDPNGEVQTIRGDTILWPAAVVAGIKAGRWVSVGQRVPVQALAVDLQGKPRASVPIEIKGVAHITTSSRKRMVGGFYAYDNKSDTRDLGVLCSGKTDDKGRMACDATLEQAGNVQLIAVAKDGDGRTSNASTSVWVTREDELWFGGDNTDRIDVIPEKTSYEPGETARFQVRMPFRYATALVAVERGGVMETHIVELNGKNPTVDLKVGESWGPNVYVSVLALRGRIREVPWYSFFTWGWKAPVEWARAFWREGRHYEAPTAFVDLSKPAFRYGLGEIKVGTGVHRLGVTVTTDATRYTVRGKAQAHVKVTLPNGQPAPAGTQIAVAAVDEALLELMPNNSWDLLDAMLRRRAYGVETATAQMEIVGRRHFGRKAVPAGGGGGSAPTRELFDTLLLWNPRVTLDANGSASVEVPLNDALTRFRIVAIAAVGPDRFGTGSTSIRSTQDLQLISGLPPLVREGDAFRAQVTLRNTTDRAMQVVVTPRVTGLDVAPQTVSLAANTATEVAWTITVPEQALDAAGALNWRIEAAEQGGKRASDALAVAQKVVPALPVTVQQATLAQVDGTLTVPVSAPAGAVSNAQGTPRGGIAVSLQSKLADGLPGVRRWFERYPYRCLEQQASRAIGLRDPAQWQALVARMPVYLDSDGLASYFPPSSDDSHHGSPTLSSYLLVLSDEASRADPRFALPEDLRTQLEAGLARFVDGRLERNAWAPRQDRDLRKLAAIEALSRYGAAQGRMLGSIEIAPNQWPTSAVIDYHAILTRVKDIPQRDEKRAQVEQILRARLTYQGTQLVFSTARDDDLWWLMTSNETNAARLAMEFAGDPAWKDEMPRITAGLLALQRQGAWQTTTSNALGLLAVERFSRTYESTPVSGATKVALGGNERSISWSQAPAPADTPASATAATRAAAARSVLMPWPRASQAPATLSVTQEGTGRPWATVESLAAVPLRSPFAAGYRITKTVTPVSPAVKGVLTRGDVVRVHLDIDAQSDMTWVVVNDPIPSGATILGSGLGRDSEAATQGEKTPDGAWPAFIERDFDGYRAYYDYLPKGKFSVEYTVRLNNVGTFGLPPTRVEALYAPSVYGLWPNPPMTVKPADAGKQ from the coding sequence ATGAAGCAGCACGACAAACAGAACAAAGCGAAGCGAACCAACCACACCACACGGCTGCTCTGGCGCATCGGCGCCGTCGCGGCGCTCGGCGGTGCCGCGGCCCTGTCGCTGCATGCGCTCGCGGCGCGCACGGTGAGCGTGTCGCCGCAAGGCACCGTCACCGAAGTCCGGCAGGCCGTCGTCAAGTTCGACGAACCGATGGTCGCGTTCGGCTCGGCATCCGCGCCGAATCCCGCGCGCGTGACCTGCAACGACTCGACCGCCGCGCGCGGCCAGGGTCACTGGCTCGACGACAAGACCTGGGTTTACGATTTCGAAAACGACCTGCCGCCCGGCGTGCGCTGCTCGGTCGCGCTCAACGACACGCTGCGCTCGGTCGCCGGCAATGCGGCCAGCGGCCCGCGCCGCTTCACGTTCCAGACGGGCGGCCCGTTCCCGGTGAACGTGCGCCCCGGCTCGCGCGAGATCGAGGAACGGCAGGTCTTCGTGATGAAGCTGAACGGCCCGGCCGAACCGCGCTCGGCGCTCGCGAACATCTGGTGCGAAGCGGCCGGCATCGGCAACCGCATTCCCGTCACGGCCGCCGACGACGATACGCGCAACGCTCTGCTCGACCATTTCGGGCTGAAGAAGGACGCCGCGCGCGTATTGACGCTGTCTTGCTCGCAGGCGCTGCCGGCGAGCGCCAAGATGCAGCTCGTATACGGCAAGGGCGTCGCGAGCCCGAGCGGCATCGCGAACGAAACCGAACGACGCTTCGATTTCACCGTACGCGCGCCGTTCGCCGCGAGCTTCTCGTGCGAACGCGAGAACGCGAAGGCGCCCTGCACGCCGCTGCGCCCGCTCACGCTGTCGTTCAACGCGCCGATCTCGCGCAAGAACGCCGAGGCGATCAAGCTGCGCGGCTCCGACGGTTCGCTGTCGCCGACCTTCGCGGCCGACGACCGCAGCGAGGAAGTGACGACCGTCACGTTCAACCCGCCCTTGCCCGCGCAGGCTGCGCTGACGATCGAACTGCCGTCGGGCCTGCGCGACGTGACCGACCGCTCGCTGTCCAACGCCGACCTGTTCCCGCTGGCGACGCGCACCGCGCCGATGCCGCCGCTCGCGAAATTCTCGTCGGGCACCTTCGGGATCGTCGAGCGCTTCGCCGAACCCGATACGCCGGCGCTCGTGCCCGTCACGCTGCGCAACGTCGAGGCTGACCTGCATATCGCCGGCCTCAACGCGGGCGGCGCGCAGTTCGCGAACCTGAAGGTCGAGAACGACACCGCGATCCGCCAGTGGATGCGCACCGTCGACCGCTTCGACAACTGGTCGATGACGGCCGGCTCGATCGACAGCCAGATTCCGGGCCTGCTCCAACGCAAGGGCCAGCACCCCGTCTACGTGCCGCTCCAGGCCGGCGAAAAGCAGCCCGCGCCGAAGGATCGCCGCATCGACGTGCGCTCGCTGTCGCTGCTCAAGGGCGAGCCCGGCGCGCAGGCGCTGACGCTGCCGCAGGCCGACCCGAAGACGCTGCGCCCGTTCGAGATCGTCGGCGTGCCGATCGACAAGCCCGGCTTCTACGTGCTCGAACTCGCGTCACCCGCGCTCGGCCGCTCGCTGCTCGCGAAGCCGTCGAGCATGTACGTGCGCACCACCGTGCTCGTCACGAACCTCGGCGTGCACCTGAAACAGGGCCGCGAGAACAACCTCGTGTGGGTCACGACGCTCGACAAGGGCAAGCCCGTGCCGAACGCGCAGATCCGCGTGTCGGACTGCAACGGCGATGAAATCGCCGCGGGCAAGACCGATGCGCAGGGCCTGCTGAAGATCGATGGGCAGTTCGAACCGAAGCACGAATGCCGCTCGTCCGAGCGTTTCGACGACTACTTCGTGTCGGCGCGCGTCACCGATCCGAAGACGGGCCCCGACATGGCGTTCGTCAGCTCGGGCTGGAACCGCGGGATCGAATCCTGGCGCTTCAACGTGCCGACCGACACCGACAGCGCGCCGACCGTGCGCGCACACACAGTATTCGACCGCACGCTGCTGCGCGCAGGCGAAACCGTGTCGATGAAGCATTTCATCCGTACCGAGACGCTGCAGAGCCTCGCGTTCCCGTCGCAATACCCGACGCGCGTGACGATCCGCCATCTCGGCACGGGCCAGACGTACAAGCTGCCGCTCACGTGGGCCGCCGATCACAGCGCGGACACGCAGTTCACGCTGCCGCCGGCCGCGAAGCTCGGCGAATACAGCGTCGAGCTCGAAGGCGGCCCGGAAGATGCGCCGACCGCCACCTACTACAGCGGCAGCTTCCGCGTCGAGGCGTTCCGCCTGCCGGTGCTGAAGGGATCGATCGGCGCGCGCGACGCGCAGAAGAGCCCGCTCGTCGCGGTGAAGGAAGCGCCGCTCGCGGTGCAGATCGACTACGTGTCGGGCGGCGGCGCATCGAACCTGCCGGTGCAGGTGTCGGCGCTGATGAAGTGGGCGTCTCCGCCGTTCGCGGATCGCTTCGAGGACTTCAGCTTCACGCCGTATCGCGCCGACAAGAGCGACGGCAACGCCGACGACGATACGCAGGACGGCGACAACGCGTCGTCGTCGAACAACGATCCCGACGCGACCAAGCTGATCGCCGACAAGCTGCCGCTGACGCTCGACCGCAACGGCGCGGGCTCGGTCACGCTCAAGGGCCTGCCCGACGTCGACGCACCGAAGCGCATCGCGCTCGAAGCGACGTTCTCCGACCCGAACGGCGAAGTGCAGACGATCCGCGGCGACACGATCCTGTGGCCGGCCGCGGTGGTGGCAGGCATCAAGGCCGGCCGCTGGGTGTCGGTCGGCCAGCGCGTGCCCGTGCAGGCGCTCGCGGTCGACCTGCAGGGCAAGCCGCGCGCCTCGGTGCCGATCGAGATCAAGGGCGTCGCGCACATCACGACGTCGTCGCGCAAGCGGATGGTCGGCGGCTTCTATGCGTACGACAACAAGAGCGACACGCGCGATCTCGGCGTGCTGTGCTCGGGCAAGACCGACGACAAGGGCCGCATGGCCTGCGACGCGACGCTCGAACAGGCCGGCAACGTGCAGCTGATCGCGGTTGCGAAGGACGGCGACGGCCGCACGTCGAACGCATCGACGTCGGTGTGGGTCACGCGCGAGGACGAACTCTGGTTCGGCGGCGACAACACCGACCGGATCGACGTGATCCCGGAAAAGACCTCGTACGAACCGGGCGAAACGGCCCGCTTCCAGGTGCGCATGCCGTTCCGCTACGCGACCGCGCTCGTCGCGGTCGAACGCGGCGGCGTGATGGAAACGCACATCGTCGAGCTGAACGGCAAGAACCCGACCGTCGACCTGAAGGTCGGCGAATCGTGGGGGCCGAACGTCTACGTGTCGGTGCTCGCGCTGCGCGGCCGGATTCGCGAAGTGCCGTGGTACTCGTTCTTCACGTGGGGCTGGAAAGCGCCGGTCGAATGGGCGCGCGCGTTCTGGCGCGAAGGCCGCCACTATGAGGCACCGACCGCGTTCGTCGACCTGTCGAAACCCGCGTTCCGCTACGGCCTCGGCGAGATCAAGGTCGGCACGGGCGTCCACCGTCTCGGCGTGACCGTGACGACCGACGCGACGCGCTACACGGTGCGCGGCAAGGCGCAGGCGCACGTGAAGGTCACGCTGCCGAACGGCCAGCCCGCGCCGGCCGGCACGCAGATCGCGGTCGCGGCCGTCGACGAGGCGCTGCTCGAACTGATGCCGAACAACAGCTGGGACCTGCTCGACGCGATGCTGCGGCGGCGGGCATACGGCGTCGAGACGGCCACCGCGCAGATGGAAATCGTCGGCCGCCGCCACTTCGGCCGCAAGGCCGTGCCGGCCGGCGGCGGCGGCGGCAGCGCGCCGACGCGCGAGCTGTTCGACACGCTGCTGCTGTGGAACCCGCGCGTGACGCTCGACGCGAACGGCAGCGCGAGCGTCGAGGTGCCGCTGAACGACGCGCTCACGCGCTTCAGGATCGTCGCGATCGCGGCGGTCGGCCCCGACCGTTTCGGCACCGGCAGCACGTCGATCCGCAGCACGCAGGATCTGCAGCTGATCTCCGGCCTGCCGCCGCTCGTGCGCGAAGGCGACGCGTTCCGCGCGCAGGTCACGCTGCGCAACACGACCGACCGCGCGATGCAGGTCGTCGTGACGCCGCGCGTGACGGGCCTCGACGTCGCGCCGCAAACCGTGTCGCTCGCGGCCAATACGGCGACCGAGGTCGCGTGGACGATCACCGTGCCCGAGCAGGCGCTCGACGCGGCCGGCGCGCTGAACTGGCGCATCGAAGCGGCCGAGCAAGGCGGCAAGCGCGCGTCCGACGCGCTGGCGGTCGCGCAGAAGGTCGTCCCTGCACTGCCGGTAACCGTGCAGCAGGCGACGCTCGCGCAGGTCGACGGCACGCTGACGGTGCCCGTGTCGGCACCGGCCGGCGCCGTCAGCAACGCACAGGGCACGCCGCGCGGCGGCATCGCCGTGTCGCTGCAGTCGAAGCTGGCCGACGGCCTGCCCGGCGTGCGCCGCTGGTTCGAGCGCTATCCGTACCGCTGCCTCGAACAGCAGGCGTCGCGCGCGATCGGCCTGCGCGACCCCGCGCAATGGCAGGCGCTGGTCGCACGCATGCCCGTCTATCTCGACAGCGACGGGCTCGCGAGCTACTTCCCGCCGTCGTCCGACGATTCGCACCACGGCAGCCCGACGCTGTCGTCGTACCTGCTCGTGCTGTCCGACGAGGCGAGCCGTGCCGACCCGCGCTTCGCGCTGCCGGAAGACCTGCGCACGCAGCTCGAAGCCGGGCTCGCGCGCTTCGTCGACGGCCGCCTCGAGCGCAACGCGTGGGCACCGCGCCAGGATCGCGACCTGCGCAAGCTCGCCGCGATCGAGGCGCTGTCGCGCTATGGTGCCGCGCAAGGCCGCATGCTCGGCTCGATCGAGATCGCGCCGAACCAGTGGCCGACGTCGGCGGTGATCGACTATCACGCGATCCTGACGCGCGTGAAGGACATCCCGCAGCGCGACGAGAAACGCGCGCAGGTCGAACAGATCCTGCGCGCGCGCCTCACGTACCAGGGCACGCAGCTCGTGTTCTCGACCGCGCGCGACGACGACCTGTGGTGGCTGATGACGAGCAACGAGACCAACGCCGCGCGTCTCGCGATGGAATTCGCGGGCGACCCGGCGTGGAAGGACGAGATGCCGCGCATCACGGCCGGCCTGCTCGCGCTGCAGCGCCAGGGCGCGTGGCAGACGACGACGTCGAACGCGCTCGGGCTGCTCGCGGTCGAGCGCTTCTCGCGCACCTACGAGAGCACGCCCGTCTCCGGCGCGACGAAGGTCGCGCTCGGCGGCAACGAGCGCTCGATCTCGTGGTCGCAGGCGCCGGCCCCGGCCGACACGCCTGCATCGGCCACCGCCGCGACCCGCGCCGCCGCCGCGCGCAGCGTGCTGATGCCGTGGCCGCGCGCGTCGCAGGCACCGGCCACGCTGTCCGTCACGCAGGAAGGCACGGGCCGCCCGTGGGCGACGGTCGAGAGCCTCGCGGCCGTGCCGCTGCGCTCGCCGTTCGCGGCCGGCTACCGGATCACGAAGACCGTCACGCCGGTGTCGCCCGCCGTCAAGGGCGTGCTGACGCGCGGCGACGTCGTGCGCGTGCATCTCGACATCGATGCGCAGAGCGACATGACGTGGGTCGTCGTCAACGATCCGATCCCGTCCGGCGCGACGATCCTCGGTTCGGGCCTCGGCCGCGATTCCGAAGCGGCGACGCAGGGCGAGAAGACTCCGGACGGCGCGTGGCCGGCGTTCATCGAGCGCGATTTCGACGGCTATCGCGCGTACTACGACTATTTGCCGAAGGGCAAATTCTCGGTCGAGTACACGGTGCGGCTGAACAACGTCGGCACGTTCGGATTGCCGCCGACGCGCGTCGAGGCGCTGTACGCGCCGTCCGTGTATGGCCTGTGGCCGAACCCGCCGATGACCGTGAAGCCGGCCGACGCGGGCAAGCAGTGA
- a CDS encoding GNAT family N-acetyltransferase, with the protein MSLILLNRVARSDAADLIAANRASRSHHLPWVDSFTDQAGFDQWFARCLTGPNIGLVARERASGAVVGVVNLNEIVGGVFQSAYLGYYGMADFSRKGLMTDALRATIGIAFGELGLHRLEANIQPGNHASIALVRRLGFRKEGFSPRYLRIGGEWRDHERWALLADDENEAGA; encoded by the coding sequence ATGAGCCTGATCCTGCTGAACCGTGTCGCCCGATCCGACGCCGCCGACCTGATCGCCGCCAACCGCGCGAGCCGGAGCCACCATCTGCCGTGGGTCGATTCGTTCACCGACCAGGCAGGATTCGACCAGTGGTTCGCCCGCTGTCTGACGGGGCCGAATATCGGCCTCGTCGCGCGGGAGCGGGCGTCCGGGGCGGTGGTCGGTGTGGTGAACCTCAACGAGATCGTCGGCGGCGTGTTTCAGAGCGCGTATCTCGGGTACTACGGGATGGCGGATTTCAGCCGCAAGGGGCTGATGACGGACGCGTTGCGCGCGACGATCGGCATCGCGTTCGGTGAACTCGGGCTGCATCGGCTCGAAGCGAACATCCAGCCCGGCAACCACGCGTCGATCGCGCTGGTTCGGCGGCTCGGTTTCCGGAAAGAGGGGTTTTCGCCGCGCTATCTGCGCATCGGCGGCGAATGGCGCGACCACGAACGGTGGGCGCTGCTGGCCGACGACGAGAACGAAGCGGGTGCCTGA
- the pbpC gene encoding penicillin-binding protein 1C: protein MIDRVLPRPARFAGRIFVAVVLAAPLVAHALPGYDDVRRNWRSSDWVLLARDGTPLQRTRVDLAERRGDWVSLADVSPAFREAIVVSEDKRFYEHSGVDWRGIAGAAWGNLWNERTRGASTVTMQLAGLLSDSPRRSGQRSLPQKATQAMNALLLERGWRKDQILEAYLNLVPFRGETVGLGALSQVLFGKAPSGLDAREAAIAAALVRAPNATPAKVAERACRILRDMHAEQACASLDGYVQLVTARPANAIRDDGAALAPHFARRIAAEVRPAAGAQVRTTLDAPLQRFARDTLMRALTELNAPAHRRNVQDGAVVVIDNATGEIRAWVGSSGALSSARDVDAVLAPRQAGSTLKPFLYAQAIDEKRLTAASLLDDAPINLATGGGLYIPQNYDKDFKGWVSVRSALGGSLNVPAVRTLVLVTPHRFARTLTALGLPLAQEGDYYGFSLALGSADVTLLSLTNAYRALANGGVARKVVDLPAPASGASAPAHADGGTRVFSEAASFVVTDILSDNNARVRTFGFDNPLATRFFSAVKTGTSKDMRDNWTVGFTSRYTVGVWVGNADGSPMWDVSGVTGASPVWSAVVGYLHRDLPSRAPRAPAGVETRRITFERDIEPARSEWFIAGTAVDTIRLAAPVTPGKDGARAPLTIGAPTDGTIFAIDPDIPPKNQRIWFERSAGRAARFAWRLDDKVIGHADRVAWMPWPGRHRLELVDARGNVADAISFEVRGAFAKTAARKP, encoded by the coding sequence ATGATCGATCGGGTTTTGCCGCGGCCGGCGCGTTTTGCCGGCCGCATATTCGTCGCCGTCGTGCTGGCCGCGCCGCTCGTCGCGCATGCGCTGCCCGGCTACGACGACGTGCGCCGCAACTGGCGCAGTTCCGACTGGGTGCTGCTCGCGCGCGACGGCACGCCGCTGCAGCGCACGCGCGTCGACCTCGCCGAACGGCGCGGCGACTGGGTGTCGCTCGCGGACGTATCGCCCGCGTTCCGCGAGGCGATCGTCGTCTCCGAGGACAAGCGCTTCTACGAACACAGCGGCGTCGACTGGCGCGGGATCGCCGGCGCCGCGTGGGGCAACCTGTGGAACGAGCGCACGCGCGGCGCGTCGACCGTGACGATGCAGCTCGCCGGACTGCTCAGCGATTCGCCGCGCCGCTCGGGCCAGCGCTCACTGCCGCAGAAGGCCACGCAGGCCATGAACGCGCTGCTGCTCGAACGCGGCTGGCGCAAGGACCAGATCCTCGAGGCGTACCTGAATCTCGTGCCGTTCCGCGGCGAGACGGTCGGGCTCGGCGCACTGTCGCAGGTGCTGTTCGGCAAGGCGCCGTCGGGCCTCGACGCGCGCGAGGCCGCGATCGCGGCCGCACTCGTGCGCGCGCCCAACGCGACGCCCGCGAAGGTCGCCGAGCGCGCATGCCGGATCCTGCGCGACATGCATGCCGAGCAGGCGTGCGCGTCGCTCGACGGCTACGTGCAGCTCGTCACCGCGCGCCCGGCCAACGCCATACGCGACGACGGCGCCGCCCTCGCCCCGCACTTCGCGCGGCGCATCGCGGCCGAGGTCAGGCCGGCAGCCGGCGCGCAGGTCCGCACGACGCTCGATGCACCGCTGCAGCGCTTCGCGCGCGACACGCTGATGCGCGCGCTGACCGAACTCAATGCGCCCGCGCACCGGCGCAACGTACAGGACGGTGCGGTCGTCGTGATCGACAACGCGACCGGCGAGATTCGCGCGTGGGTCGGATCGTCGGGCGCGTTGTCGAGCGCGCGCGACGTCGATGCCGTGCTCGCACCGCGCCAGGCCGGCTCGACGCTCAAGCCGTTCCTTTATGCGCAGGCAATCGACGAAAAACGGCTGACCGCCGCGTCGCTGCTCGACGACGCGCCGATCAACCTCGCCACCGGCGGCGGCCTGTACATTCCGCAGAACTACGACAAGGATTTCAAGGGCTGGGTAAGCGTGCGCAGCGCGCTCGGCGGCTCGCTGAACGTGCCGGCCGTGCGCACGCTCGTGCTCGTCACGCCGCACCGCTTCGCGCGCACGCTGACCGCGCTCGGCCTGCCGCTCGCGCAGGAAGGCGACTACTACGGTTTCAGCCTCGCGCTCGGGAGTGCCGACGTCACGCTGCTGTCGCTGACCAACGCGTATCGCGCGCTCGCGAACGGCGGCGTCGCGCGCAAGGTCGTCGACCTGCCTGCGCCGGCGTCCGGCGCGTCGGCGCCCGCGCATGCGGACGGCGGCACGCGCGTGTTCAGCGAGGCGGCCAGCTTCGTCGTTACCGACATCCTCTCCGACAACAATGCGCGCGTACGCACGTTCGGCTTCGACAACCCGCTCGCGACGCGCTTCTTCTCGGCGGTCAAGACCGGTACGAGCAAGGACATGCGCGACAACTGGACGGTAGGCTTCACGTCGCGCTATACGGTCGGCGTGTGGGTCGGCAATGCGGACGGCTCGCCGATGTGGGACGTGTCGGGTGTCACGGGCGCGTCGCCCGTGTGGTCGGCCGTCGTCGGCTACCTGCACCGCGACCTGCCGAGCCGCGCGCCGCGCGCGCCGGCCGGCGTCGAGACGCGCCGCATCACGTTCGAGCGCGACATCGAACCTGCACGCAGCGAGTGGTTCATCGCGGGAACGGCGGTCGACACGATCCGGCTCGCCGCGCCCGTCACGCCGGGCAAGGACGGTGCGCGCGCGCCGCTGACGATCGGCGCGCCGACCGACGGCACGATCTTCGCGATCGACCCGGACATTCCGCCGAAGAATCAGCGGATCTGGTTCGAACGCTCGGCCGGGCGCGCCGCGCGGTTCGCGTGGCGGCTCGACGACAAGGTGATCGGGCATGCCGACCGCGTCGCGTGGATGCCGTGGCCGGGCCGGCACCGGCTCGAACTCGTCGATGCGCGCGGCAACGTCGCGGATGCGATCAGCTTCGAGGTGCGCGGCGCGTTCGCGAAGACGGCTGCGCGCAAGCCTTGA
- a CDS encoding glutamate/aspartate ABC transporter substrate-binding protein yields the protein MDRRFRWLAVALSCALAGAAHAQALTGTLKKIKDTGVVSLGIRESSVPFSYSDNQQKNIGYSRDIASRIIDQLKTELNLPNLTVKEIPITSQNRIPLLQNGTIDFECGSTTNTLERQKQAAFSNSIFLYGIRFSTRKDSGVKDFSDLAGKTVATTAGTSDERLLRKLNEEKGMNMTIISAKDHAEAFMNVTTGRAVAFVMDEPLLYGEIAKDRNPGAYAVTGTPLVHENYACMMRRDDPPFKHVVDGVIAKMQTSGAAEKLYNQWFTQPIPPKGVSLNYPLSAEMKQLFRNPTDQAQY from the coding sequence ATGGATCGCCGCTTCCGTTGGCTGGCTGTCGCGCTGTCCTGTGCGCTGGCGGGCGCCGCGCATGCGCAGGCTCTCACCGGTACGCTGAAGAAGATCAAGGACACGGGCGTCGTGTCGCTGGGCATTCGCGAATCGTCGGTGCCGTTCTCGTATTCGGACAACCAGCAGAAGAACATCGGCTACTCGCGGGACATCGCGTCGCGCATCATCGACCAGTTGAAGACGGAACTGAACCTGCCGAACCTCACGGTGAAGGAGATTCCGATCACGTCGCAGAACCGGATTCCGCTGCTGCAGAACGGGACGATCGATTTCGAATGCGGATCGACGACGAACACGCTCGAGCGGCAGAAACAGGCTGCGTTCTCGAACAGCATCTTTCTGTACGGCATCCGCTTCAGCACGCGCAAGGATTCGGGCGTGAAGGATTTCTCGGACCTGGCCGGCAAGACGGTCGCGACGACAGCCGGCACGTCGGACGAGCGCCTGCTGCGCAAGCTCAACGAAGAGAAAGGGATGAACATGACGATCATCAGCGCGAAGGATCACGCCGAAGCGTTCATGAACGTCACGACCGGGCGCGCGGTGGCGTTCGTGATGGACGAGCCGCTGCTATACGGCGAGATCGCGAAGGACCGCAACCCGGGCGCGTACGCGGTGACGGGCACGCCGCTCGTCCACGAAAACTACGCATGCATGATGCGCAGGGACGATCCGCCGTTCAAGCATGTGGTCGATGGCGTGATCGCGAAGATGCAGACGTCGGGCGCGGCCGAGAAGCTCTACAACCAGTGGTTCACGCAGCCGATTCCGCCGAAGGGCGTGAGCCTCAACTATCCGCTGTCGGCGGAGATGAAGCAGTTGTTCAGGAATCCGACTGACCAGGCGCAGTATTGA